A part of Pseudoalteromonas arctica A 37-1-2 genomic DNA contains:
- a CDS encoding S9 family peptidase, whose translation MLKKIKHLSLALPLMVGAISVQAKPLSLERIFDDPSLSGKSPVQLKFSPDGSRVTYLQGKSDDYNRYDLWEYNLKDNTNRVLVDSAKLFSGPENLSDEEKARRERQRIFGKGILEYKWSKNGKALLFPLNGDLYYYDLASAKSKKLTDTETFETDARFSPKGNYVSFIREQNLFALELESGKEIQLSKDGGGVIKNGMAEFVAQEEMSRMTGYWWSGDETKIAYTRVDETPVKEAIRNEIYADEVKLFNQRYPFTGTDNVKIQLGVVKLNDQKVDWIDLGKDEDIYIARAKWLKDGNTLSYQWQNRSQHKLELRFYNSETKVQKVALTENSETWINLHFDLEFLKDKKHFVWASERDGFKHLYLYRTNGQLVRQITSGDWAVDSLKGIDEKKGIIYFAGRKDTPLESHLYSAPLFKKGDAKRITEKGQYHNVVLAKDSKTFIDNSSSDNKPNSAALRKVNGEFITWLEENKLDSNHPLTPYLSDLTKPEYGTIKAEDGQVMHYRLFKPSNITDGKKHPVIVNVYGGPHAQRVTNSWRSKNLYFQYMAQQGYVIFQLDNRGSYNRGKKFEDAIYKNLAVVEVADQIKGVEFLRTLDYVDPQRIGVYGHSYGGYMALMTMFKAGDYFQAGVSGAPVTDWALYDTHYTERYLGHPDTNAKGYEDSAVFPYADGLKGPLMIYHGMADDNVLFTHSTKLFKQLQDNEKQFEMMTYPGSKHSLRGKQVQTHLHQTITNFFNRHFDVK comes from the coding sequence GTGCTAAAAAAAATAAAACACCTCTCACTAGCCCTCCCATTAATGGTTGGCGCTATTAGTGTTCAAGCAAAACCTTTATCGTTGGAGCGTATTTTTGACGATCCGAGCCTTTCAGGTAAATCACCTGTACAACTTAAATTTTCGCCTGACGGCAGCCGTGTAACTTATTTACAAGGCAAAAGCGATGACTACAACCGCTACGATTTATGGGAATACAATCTAAAAGATAACACCAACCGTGTGCTAGTTGATTCGGCAAAGTTATTTTCAGGCCCAGAAAACCTATCTGATGAAGAAAAAGCACGCCGCGAACGCCAACGTATTTTTGGTAAAGGCATATTAGAATACAAATGGTCTAAAAACGGTAAAGCACTTTTATTCCCACTTAACGGCGACCTTTACTATTACGATTTAGCCTCTGCTAAAAGTAAAAAACTAACCGACACTGAAACATTTGAAACCGATGCACGCTTTTCACCTAAAGGTAACTACGTATCGTTTATTCGAGAGCAAAACCTATTCGCTTTAGAGCTTGAATCAGGTAAAGAGATTCAGCTTAGTAAAGATGGCGGCGGCGTAATTAAAAACGGCATGGCCGAATTTGTAGCTCAAGAAGAAATGAGCCGCATGACGGGTTACTGGTGGTCAGGTGATGAAACTAAAATTGCCTATACCCGCGTTGACGAAACCCCAGTAAAAGAAGCTATCCGTAACGAAATTTACGCTGATGAAGTTAAATTATTTAACCAGCGCTACCCGTTTACAGGTACTGATAACGTAAAAATTCAACTCGGTGTGGTTAAGCTAAATGATCAAAAAGTAGATTGGATTGATTTAGGTAAAGATGAAGACATTTATATCGCGCGTGCTAAGTGGCTAAAAGACGGCAATACACTTTCTTACCAATGGCAAAATCGCTCGCAACATAAATTAGAGCTTCGTTTTTATAACAGCGAAACTAAAGTCCAAAAAGTAGCATTAACCGAAAACAGCGAAACGTGGATTAACTTACATTTTGATCTTGAGTTTTTAAAAGACAAAAAACATTTTGTATGGGCATCTGAGCGCGACGGTTTTAAACACTTATATCTGTATCGCACAAACGGTCAACTTGTACGTCAAATCACCTCTGGTGATTGGGCTGTTGATAGCTTAAAAGGTATTGATGAGAAAAAAGGCATTATTTACTTTGCCGGTCGAAAAGATACACCGCTTGAAAGCCATTTATACAGCGCGCCTTTATTTAAAAAAGGCGATGCCAAACGTATCACCGAAAAAGGTCAGTACCATAATGTTGTGCTAGCAAAAGACAGCAAAACCTTTATCGATAATAGCTCGTCTGATAATAAACCAAACTCAGCAGCGCTTCGTAAAGTAAACGGCGAATTTATTACATGGCTTGAAGAAAATAAGCTTGATAGTAACCATCCGCTTACTCCTTATTTAAGCGACTTAACAAAACCAGAATACGGCACAATTAAAGCCGAAGATGGCCAAGTTATGCATTACCGTTTATTTAAGCCTAGCAACATTACTGATGGCAAAAAGCACCCTGTTATTGTTAACGTATACGGCGGCCCGCATGCTCAACGAGTGACGAATAGCTGGCGCAGTAAAAACTTGTACTTTCAGTACATGGCGCAACAAGGTTACGTAATTTTTCAACTGGATAACCGTGGTTCGTACAACCGTGGTAAAAAGTTTGAAGATGCTATTTATAAAAACCTAGCCGTGGTTGAAGTTGCCGATCAAATTAAAGGCGTAGAGTTTTTACGTACACTTGATTACGTAGACCCACAACGCATCGGTGTTTATGGCCACAGCTACGGCGGCTACATGGCACTTATGACTATGTTTAAAGCAGGCGATTACTTTCAAGCCGGCGTATCAGGTGCTCCTGTAACCGATTGGGCTCTATACGATACGCATTACACAGAGCGTTATTTAGGTCACCCTGATACGAATGCTAAAGGGTATGAAGACAGCGCAGTATTTCCATATGCTGATGGCTTAAAAGGCCCATTAATGATTTATCATGGAATGGCTGACGACAACGTGCTGTTTACTCATTCAACTAAATTGTTTAAACAACTGCAAGATAACGAAAAACAGTTTGAAATGATGACCTACCCAGGCTCTAAGCACAGCCTACGTGGTAAACAAGTGCAAACACACTTACATCAAACAATTACAAACTTCTTTAATCGCCATTTTGACGTTAAATAA
- a CDS encoding HIT domain-containing protein: MTNPEFKLAPELKRDCIELADWPLCKVLLLNDSQYPWFVLVPRQVNLKEIIDLSEDDQIVYLKESAKLSKLLMDVFSPDKLNIAALGNMVPQLHIHHIARFTTDAAWPAPIWGKFPAVPYTDEQIVKLKAHF, translated from the coding sequence ATGACTAACCCTGAATTTAAACTAGCGCCAGAACTTAAACGCGACTGTATAGAGCTTGCCGATTGGCCACTGTGTAAAGTACTTTTATTGAACGACAGCCAATATCCGTGGTTTGTATTAGTGCCTAGGCAGGTTAACTTAAAAGAGATAATTGATTTATCTGAGGATGATCAAATTGTGTATTTAAAAGAGTCAGCCAAGCTAAGTAAATTATTAATGGATGTGTTTAGCCCTGATAAGTTAAATATAGCGGCTTTGGGTAATATGGTGCCGCAATTACATATTCACCATATTGCACGCTTTACTACTGATGCTGCTTGGCCTGCGCCAATTTGGGGGAAATTTCCTGCAGTCCCTTATACTGATGAGCAGATAGTAAAATTAAAAGCCCATTTTTAA
- a CDS encoding fused DSP-PTPase phosphatase/NAD kinase-like protein — translation MKLINQLCTGLFIVALSGGHFAVAAERAVNTEIIKKTDIENLVEHSNHVYSGAQPNAEQIKLLSQAGVKHVINLRAFSEQTWDEGELVRSLGMNYHTLPIAGAKDVTVENALNLTNLLNEFKGESILVHCASSNRVGALIAISAHEQGLDVEAALDKGKRWGMKSLEPVVREVINDK, via the coding sequence ATGAAACTAATCAATCAACTTTGTACGGGTTTATTTATTGTCGCGTTATCAGGTGGGCACTTTGCTGTTGCAGCTGAGCGGGCAGTTAACACTGAAATTATTAAAAAGACAGATATAGAAAATTTAGTTGAACATAGTAATCATGTTTACTCGGGCGCACAGCCCAATGCTGAGCAGATCAAGTTATTATCACAAGCGGGTGTAAAGCATGTCATAAACCTGCGCGCTTTCAGTGAACAAACGTGGGATGAAGGTGAGCTTGTACGATCTTTAGGAATGAACTATCACACATTACCGATTGCGGGCGCGAAGGATGTTACCGTTGAAAATGCGCTTAATTTAACAAACTTACTTAATGAGTTTAAGGGGGAGTCGATTTTAGTGCATTGTGCAAGTAGCAATCGAGTCGGGGCATTGATAGCAATTTCTGCACATGAGCAAGGTCTTGATGTAGAGGCCGCGCTTGATAAAGGAAAACGCTGGGGTATGAAAAGTCTAGAGCCTGTAGTGCGTGAAGTGATAAACGATAAATAA